The Euphorbia lathyris chromosome 2, ddEupLath1.1, whole genome shotgun sequence genome includes a window with the following:
- the LOC136220891 gene encoding phospholipase D beta 1-like isoform X1 codes for MENYGSSSPYPYNNVYPYPYHRPPPSPVNNPYPPPPNSDSYNHPSQPYPYAYNNTPYAYPSPSPPRPRSHSGPLDYSHHQQSGYPYPNPSPYPYPYPYPPSPSASSPPIPGSPLVNHQHHGSFSYSSSPLPYPYPQQLGHESGRIYQRHDSCPSLGTGSSPIHDAVNSSSSSAYPPLDGLFSKVHLNDTNRPSAPASPPGAQPSMPESPSSFRISSLEHGRHDFYGYPNDSFSSNCEGAYFGRVDSSSIYAAPPVYGGYSGSFNESTRSRNTQIVPYQPSKGSLRVLLLHGNLDICVYEAKNLPNMDMFHKTLGDMFNKLPGNIGTKIEGQMSRKITSDPYVSIAVAGAVIGRTFVISNSEEPVWMQHFYVPVAHHAAEVHFYVKDSDVVGSQLIGVVAIPVEQIYSGARIEGVYPILNASGKPCKPGAVLKLSIQFTPMDKLSIYHHGVGAGPDYHGVPGTYFPLRKGGTVTLYQDAHVPDGCLPNLMLDHGLPYVHGKCWHDIFDAIRHARRLIYITGWSVWHKVRLIRDNGQLSNVTLGELLRSKSQEGVRVLLLVWDDPTSRSILGYTTDGIMATHDEETRRFFKHSSVQVLLCPRIAGKKHSWVKQREVGTIYTHHQKTVIVDADAGNNRRKMIAFVGGLDLCDGRYDTPHHPLFRTLDTIHKDDYHNPTFTQGNVAGSPREPWHDLHSRIDGPAAYDVLTNFEERWLKAAKPHGIKKLKMSYDDALLRIERIPDIIGVFDAPSVSENDPEAWHVQIFRSIDSNSVRGFPKDPREATSKNLVCGKNVLIDMSIHSAYVKAIRAAQHFIYIENQYFIGSSYNWTSYKDLGANNLIPMEIALKIAEKIRANERFAAYIVVPMWPEGVPTGAATQRILFWQHKTMQMMYETIYKALVEVGLENAFCPQDYLNFFCLGNRESVDSCDITNSASAVPANSPQALSRKSRRFMIYVHSKGMVVDDEYVIIGSANINQRSMEGTRDTEIAMGAYQPNHTWARKQSNPYGQIYGYRMSLWAEHTGTVEDCFTRPESLECVKRMKGIGEVNWKQFVGEIATDMRGHLLKYPVEVDRRGKVTPIPGCETFPDVGGNITGSFLAIQENLTI; via the exons ATGGAAAATTACGGATCATCGTCTCCATACCCATATAATAATGTATATCCTTACCCTTATCATCGACCTCCTCCTTCTCCGGTGAATAATCCGTATCCACCACCGCCTAATTCCGATTCATATAATCATCCCTCTCAACCCTATCCCTACGCTTACAATAATACTCCCTACGCTTATCCATCTCCATCTCCGCCGCGGCCGAGGAGTCATTCCGGTCCTTTAGATTATAGTCATCATCAGCAATCCGGGTATCCGTATCCGAATCCGAGTCCGTATCCGTATCCGTATCCCTACCCGCCTTCTCCTTCTGCTTCTTCTCCGCCGATTCCAGGTTCACCTTTGGTCAATCATCAACATCATGGGAGTTTCAGTTACAGTTCTTCTCCTCTTCCGTATCCTTATCCTCAGCAATTAGGGCATGAGAGCGGTCGGATTTATCAAAGACATGATAGTTGCCCTTCTTTAGGTACTGGATCATCGCCGATTCATGATGCTGTtaattcttcttcctcttctgcttACCCTCCGTTGGATGGTCTGTTTAGTAAAGTGCATTTGAATGATACTAATCGTCCTTCTGCACCGGCTTCACCTCCTGGGGCACAGCCATCTATGCCGGAATCCCCTTCTAGTTTCCGAATTTCGAGTTTGGAGCATGGTAGACATGATTTTTATGGCTATCCTAATGATTCCTTCTCTAGCAATTGTGAGGGGGCTTACTTTGGTAGGGTTGATTCTTCAAGTATTTATGCTGCTCCTCCTGTTTATGGTGGCTACTCGGGATCGTTTAATGAATCAACTAGGAGCAGGAATACTCAAATTGTGCCTTATCAGCCTTCGAAAGGGTCTTTGAGGGTTTTGCTTTTACATGGGAATTTGGATATATGTGTCTATGAAGCTAAGAACCTCCCAAACATGGATATGTTTCATAAGACATTGGGAGATATGTTCAATAAATTACCAGGAAATATAGGCACTAAGATTGAAGGACAAATGAGCCGGAAAATCACTAGTGATCCTTATGTTTCAATTGCTGTTGCTGGTGCTGTAATTGGGAGAACTTTTGTTATTAGCAATAGTGAGGAGCCTGTTTGGATGCAACATTTTTATGTTCCTGTTGCACATCATGCTGCTGAAGTTCATTTTTACGTTAAAGACAGTGATGTCGTTGGTTCGCAGTTGATAGGAGTTGTTGCCATTCCGGTTGAACAGATATATTCAGGAGCTagaattgaaggagtttacccTATTTTGAATGCCAGTGGAAAGCCGTGTAAGCCTGGAGCAGTATTGAAACTTTCAATTCAGTTCACCCCAATGGACAAACTCAGTATCTACCATCACGGTGTTGGTGCAGGTCCTGATTATCACGGTGTACCAGGCACCTATTTTCCTCTTAGGAAAGGTGGAACAGTGACTCTTTATCAAGATGCCCATGTTCCAGATGGGTGTCTTCCAAACTTGATGCTTGATCACGGGTTGCCTTATGTCCATGGGAAGTGTTGGCATGACATTTTTGATGCAATACGTCATGCCAGGCGTTTGATTTACATTACAGGGTGGTCAGTATGGCACAAAGTTAGACTGATTCGGGATAATGGTCAGCTATCAAATGTCACACTGGGAGAGTTGCTGAGATCCAAGTCTCAGGAAGGTGTAAGAGTGCTGCTACTTGTTTGGGATGATCCAACTTCAAGGAGCATTTTGGGATATACAACG GATGGAATTATGGCAACCCATGATGAAGAAACCCGTCGTTTTTTCAAACACTCGTCAGTTCAAGTACTTCTTTGTCCTCGCATTGCTGGTAAAAAGCACAGTTGGGTCAAACAAAGG gaagttggaactatatATACACACCATCAGAAGACTGTAATTGTAGATGCTGATGCAGGCAataacagaagaaaaatgatagcTTTTGTTGGCGGACTTGATTTATGTGATGGACGATACGATACTCCACATCATCCTTTATTTAGGACGCTGGACACCATACATAAAGATGACTATCACAACCCAACCTTCACG caGGGTAATGTTGCTGGTAGTCCAAGAGAACCATGGCATGATTTGCACTCTAGAATTGACGGCCCAGCAGCATATGACGTTCTAACCAATTTTGAGGAGCGTTGGCTCAAGGCTGCAAAACCCCATGGGATTAAAAAACTGAAAATGTCATATGATGATGCTCTGCTAAGGATCGAAAGAATTCCAGATATTATAGGAGTTTTTGATGCTCCTTCTGTTAGTGAGAACGATCCCGAAGCTTGGCATGTTCAG ATCTTTCGTTCAATAGATTCTAATTCGGTTAGGGGATTCCCGAAGGACCCAAGAGAAGCCACAAGCAAG AACCTGGTGTGCGGGAAGAATGTCCTCATTGACATGAGCATACATTCCGCGTACGTGAAGGCCATACGTGCTGCTCAgcactttatatatatagagaatCAGTATTTTATTGGCTCCTCATACAACTGGACTTCATATAAAGACTTGG GAGCTAATAATTTAATTCCAATGGAAATTGCTCTGAAGATTGCTGAAAAAATCAGGGCCAATGAGAGATTTGCTGCCTATATTGTTGTCCCAATGTGGCCAGAGGGCGTTCCAACAGGTGCTGCTACACAGAGAATTCTATTTTGGCAG CATAAAACAATGCAAATGATGTATGAAACGATTTACAAGGCTCTAGTGGAGGTAGGACTCGAAAATGCGTTCTGTCCCCAGGATTACTTGAACTTCTTCTGCCTCGGTAATCGTGAGTCTGTAGATTCTTGCGACATAACAAACTCGGCTAGTGCTGTTCCTGCAAACTCCCCCCAG GCACTGAGTCGTAAAAGCAGGCGATTCATGATTTATGTGCATTCGAAAGGAATGGTAGTAGATGATGAGTATGTGATAATCGGATCTGCAAATATAAACCAGCGTTCAATGGAGGGTACGAGAGATACCGAAATCGCTATGGGAGCATATCAACCTAATCATACCTGGGCAAGGAAGCAATCTAATCCATACGGACAA ATATACGGATATCGAATGTCGCTGTGGGCAGAACATACCGGAACAGTTGAAGACTGCTTCACCCGGCCGGAAAGCCTGGAATGCGTAAAAAGAATGAAAGGTATCGGAGAGGTGAATTGGAAGCAATTTGTTGGAGAAATTGCTACTGATATGAGAGGGCATCTTCTGAAATACCCAGTTGAAGTTGATAGAAGAGGGAAAGTTACACCTATTCCTGGCTGTGAAACTTTCCCTGATGTTGGTGGAAATATTACTGGTTCGTTCCTTGCAATTCAAGAGAATCTAACCATTTAA
- the LOC136220891 gene encoding phospholipase D beta 1-like isoform X2, with product MENYGSSSPYPYNNVYPYPYHRPPPSPVNNPYPPPPNSDSYNHPSQPYPYAYNNTPYAYPSPSPPRPRSHSGPLDYSHHQQSGYPYPNPSPYPYPYPYPPSPSASSPPIPGSPLVNHQHHGSFSYSSSPLPYPYPQQLGHESGRIYQRHDSCPSLGTGSSPIHDAVNSSSSSAYPPLDGLFSKVHLNDTNRPSAPASPPGAQPSMPESPSSFRISSLEHGRHDFYGYPNDSFSSNCEGAYFGRVDSSSIYAAPPVYGGYSGSFNESTRSRNTQIVPYQPSKGSLRVLLLHGNLDICVYEAKNLPNMDMFHKTLGDMFNKLPGNIGTKIEGQMSRKITSDPYVSIAVAGAVIGRTFVISNSEEPVWMQHFYVPVAHHAAEVHFYVKDSDVVGSQLIGVVAIPVEQIYSGARIEGVYPILNASGKPCKPGAVLKLSIQFTPMDKLSIYHHGVGAGPDYHGVPGTYFPLRKGGTVTLYQDAHVPDGCLPNLMLDHGLPYVHGKCWHDIFDAIRHARRLIYITGWSVWHKVRLIRDNGQLSNVTLGELLRSKSQEGVRVLLLVWDDPTSRSILGYTTDGIMATHDEETRRFFKHSSVQVLLCPRIAGKKHSWVKQREVGTIYTHHQKTVIVDADAGNNRRKMIAFVGGLDLCDGRYDTPHHPLFRTLDTIHKDDYHNPTFTGNVAGSPREPWHDLHSRIDGPAAYDVLTNFEERWLKAAKPHGIKKLKMSYDDALLRIERIPDIIGVFDAPSVSENDPEAWHVQIFRSIDSNSVRGFPKDPREATSKNLVCGKNVLIDMSIHSAYVKAIRAAQHFIYIENQYFIGSSYNWTSYKDLGANNLIPMEIALKIAEKIRANERFAAYIVVPMWPEGVPTGAATQRILFWQHKTMQMMYETIYKALVEVGLENAFCPQDYLNFFCLGNRESVDSCDITNSASAVPANSPQALSRKSRRFMIYVHSKGMVVDDEYVIIGSANINQRSMEGTRDTEIAMGAYQPNHTWARKQSNPYGQIYGYRMSLWAEHTGTVEDCFTRPESLECVKRMKGIGEVNWKQFVGEIATDMRGHLLKYPVEVDRRGKVTPIPGCETFPDVGGNITGSFLAIQENLTI from the exons ATGGAAAATTACGGATCATCGTCTCCATACCCATATAATAATGTATATCCTTACCCTTATCATCGACCTCCTCCTTCTCCGGTGAATAATCCGTATCCACCACCGCCTAATTCCGATTCATATAATCATCCCTCTCAACCCTATCCCTACGCTTACAATAATACTCCCTACGCTTATCCATCTCCATCTCCGCCGCGGCCGAGGAGTCATTCCGGTCCTTTAGATTATAGTCATCATCAGCAATCCGGGTATCCGTATCCGAATCCGAGTCCGTATCCGTATCCGTATCCCTACCCGCCTTCTCCTTCTGCTTCTTCTCCGCCGATTCCAGGTTCACCTTTGGTCAATCATCAACATCATGGGAGTTTCAGTTACAGTTCTTCTCCTCTTCCGTATCCTTATCCTCAGCAATTAGGGCATGAGAGCGGTCGGATTTATCAAAGACATGATAGTTGCCCTTCTTTAGGTACTGGATCATCGCCGATTCATGATGCTGTtaattcttcttcctcttctgcttACCCTCCGTTGGATGGTCTGTTTAGTAAAGTGCATTTGAATGATACTAATCGTCCTTCTGCACCGGCTTCACCTCCTGGGGCACAGCCATCTATGCCGGAATCCCCTTCTAGTTTCCGAATTTCGAGTTTGGAGCATGGTAGACATGATTTTTATGGCTATCCTAATGATTCCTTCTCTAGCAATTGTGAGGGGGCTTACTTTGGTAGGGTTGATTCTTCAAGTATTTATGCTGCTCCTCCTGTTTATGGTGGCTACTCGGGATCGTTTAATGAATCAACTAGGAGCAGGAATACTCAAATTGTGCCTTATCAGCCTTCGAAAGGGTCTTTGAGGGTTTTGCTTTTACATGGGAATTTGGATATATGTGTCTATGAAGCTAAGAACCTCCCAAACATGGATATGTTTCATAAGACATTGGGAGATATGTTCAATAAATTACCAGGAAATATAGGCACTAAGATTGAAGGACAAATGAGCCGGAAAATCACTAGTGATCCTTATGTTTCAATTGCTGTTGCTGGTGCTGTAATTGGGAGAACTTTTGTTATTAGCAATAGTGAGGAGCCTGTTTGGATGCAACATTTTTATGTTCCTGTTGCACATCATGCTGCTGAAGTTCATTTTTACGTTAAAGACAGTGATGTCGTTGGTTCGCAGTTGATAGGAGTTGTTGCCATTCCGGTTGAACAGATATATTCAGGAGCTagaattgaaggagtttacccTATTTTGAATGCCAGTGGAAAGCCGTGTAAGCCTGGAGCAGTATTGAAACTTTCAATTCAGTTCACCCCAATGGACAAACTCAGTATCTACCATCACGGTGTTGGTGCAGGTCCTGATTATCACGGTGTACCAGGCACCTATTTTCCTCTTAGGAAAGGTGGAACAGTGACTCTTTATCAAGATGCCCATGTTCCAGATGGGTGTCTTCCAAACTTGATGCTTGATCACGGGTTGCCTTATGTCCATGGGAAGTGTTGGCATGACATTTTTGATGCAATACGTCATGCCAGGCGTTTGATTTACATTACAGGGTGGTCAGTATGGCACAAAGTTAGACTGATTCGGGATAATGGTCAGCTATCAAATGTCACACTGGGAGAGTTGCTGAGATCCAAGTCTCAGGAAGGTGTAAGAGTGCTGCTACTTGTTTGGGATGATCCAACTTCAAGGAGCATTTTGGGATATACAACG GATGGAATTATGGCAACCCATGATGAAGAAACCCGTCGTTTTTTCAAACACTCGTCAGTTCAAGTACTTCTTTGTCCTCGCATTGCTGGTAAAAAGCACAGTTGGGTCAAACAAAGG gaagttggaactatatATACACACCATCAGAAGACTGTAATTGTAGATGCTGATGCAGGCAataacagaagaaaaatgatagcTTTTGTTGGCGGACTTGATTTATGTGATGGACGATACGATACTCCACATCATCCTTTATTTAGGACGCTGGACACCATACATAAAGATGACTATCACAACCCAACCTTCACG GGTAATGTTGCTGGTAGTCCAAGAGAACCATGGCATGATTTGCACTCTAGAATTGACGGCCCAGCAGCATATGACGTTCTAACCAATTTTGAGGAGCGTTGGCTCAAGGCTGCAAAACCCCATGGGATTAAAAAACTGAAAATGTCATATGATGATGCTCTGCTAAGGATCGAAAGAATTCCAGATATTATAGGAGTTTTTGATGCTCCTTCTGTTAGTGAGAACGATCCCGAAGCTTGGCATGTTCAG ATCTTTCGTTCAATAGATTCTAATTCGGTTAGGGGATTCCCGAAGGACCCAAGAGAAGCCACAAGCAAG AACCTGGTGTGCGGGAAGAATGTCCTCATTGACATGAGCATACATTCCGCGTACGTGAAGGCCATACGTGCTGCTCAgcactttatatatatagagaatCAGTATTTTATTGGCTCCTCATACAACTGGACTTCATATAAAGACTTGG GAGCTAATAATTTAATTCCAATGGAAATTGCTCTGAAGATTGCTGAAAAAATCAGGGCCAATGAGAGATTTGCTGCCTATATTGTTGTCCCAATGTGGCCAGAGGGCGTTCCAACAGGTGCTGCTACACAGAGAATTCTATTTTGGCAG CATAAAACAATGCAAATGATGTATGAAACGATTTACAAGGCTCTAGTGGAGGTAGGACTCGAAAATGCGTTCTGTCCCCAGGATTACTTGAACTTCTTCTGCCTCGGTAATCGTGAGTCTGTAGATTCTTGCGACATAACAAACTCGGCTAGTGCTGTTCCTGCAAACTCCCCCCAG GCACTGAGTCGTAAAAGCAGGCGATTCATGATTTATGTGCATTCGAAAGGAATGGTAGTAGATGATGAGTATGTGATAATCGGATCTGCAAATATAAACCAGCGTTCAATGGAGGGTACGAGAGATACCGAAATCGCTATGGGAGCATATCAACCTAATCATACCTGGGCAAGGAAGCAATCTAATCCATACGGACAA ATATACGGATATCGAATGTCGCTGTGGGCAGAACATACCGGAACAGTTGAAGACTGCTTCACCCGGCCGGAAAGCCTGGAATGCGTAAAAAGAATGAAAGGTATCGGAGAGGTGAATTGGAAGCAATTTGTTGGAGAAATTGCTACTGATATGAGAGGGCATCTTCTGAAATACCCAGTTGAAGTTGATAGAAGAGGGAAAGTTACACCTATTCCTGGCTGTGAAACTTTCCCTGATGTTGGTGGAAATATTACTGGTTCGTTCCTTGCAATTCAAGAGAATCTAACCATTTAA